Within the Candidatus Epulonipiscium sp. genome, the region TACAAATCTACAGAATAACTAAATCCTTTGGTCTCAGCCTCATTTAATGAAAGAACTCCTCCCTTATCCGTCATTATCTTTGGATGCCTGATAGAATTAAAACCCAGTTTATATGCTCTTTGCGGCATAAATAAACTCTTCGTAATGATGTTATTGTACTTTATTGTTATCTTCTGATTGTCAAAATACTTATATATATCATAATCACCGCCAACAAGTTCATAAATTCCTTCTTTTGTTTCAAAACTATCGAAATAAATCCTTTCCCAGCTTCTTCCTGTGGTTGCTTCATTATCTAAATTAATCCAACTATGCCCCGTGTATATCTCTTTTACTGCTGCCGTAAGATATGTCTTTTCTGGGGCTGTAACCTTCAAAACCAATAAATCACTGAGATTTATATCTCCCCCTAAATAGCCGTCATCTTCCCCTAGCCCCGCAGAGGCAACGGAAAAATAATCTTCTGCATAGTAATAAACTGTTTTAGCTGCTATTTTTCCTATTATTCTATCTACCCATTCCATATTCACAATATGATTATTAGAATAGTAAAATGAAATAGAAAAAATTACAATACTTAAAATCCACCCCCAAGACATAAACTTTAAAAAATACATTGGATCATTTTCATCAATATATTTATTAAATTTATAAAAGCTATGCTTAAAATAATATAACAAACAAGAAAATAAAAATAAATATAAGGTCCATTGAGATTTCATATAATCTCTATACCATAGAAATAAGAAATACCCACTGCCAATAGATGCAATCCATAGATAATTCCAGTTCTTTTTAGTGAATATGTATATTAAAAAAGTTATGGCAATACATATAATGATTGTTATTACCTTGGCGTAAGTCCAATTTACAGGTACAAAACCATCTTTGTAATCATTTAGCCATATAAAAAATCTCCGGGTTCCTTCTATTATTATTTCTATTTTTTGTCCCTTGTAAATATAAAACATGCCCGCTACTAGTGATAATAACAAAACCAACAAGCTAAGATAAAAACTTTTTTTATTTATGCAAATTATGGAACAAACAAGATAAACTATGATTATTATTTTAATTAAAGAGATGGCAATGGGAGAAAAACCCATATCAGCTACTACCATATAGACAATAGAAAAGCTCATGATGGCTATTAACAAAAAATTAATTAGAATTTCACTTATCTTTTTTTGCACCATAGGCTAACACCCCAAAATTTGTTTTATATCATCACTAATCTGCACCTCATAAACAACAACCCCTATTTCCCTTAATCCTTTTAAGATGCTTTTTTCTTCTTCATTCCCCTTTTTCCTTATTTCCTTAGGGGAGATATAAATCAATATAATATCATAGCCTACAAATCTAGCCTCATAAATCTGTTCGTATAGCTTATATTCTAGATTGGATGTAAACAATATTATATTAGTTTTCGGGATATCTTTTCTTAAATACATACTCATCATATCTGTCAAACTAATGTCTTGGTTAAATTTAACCCCCCTCATAAAATCATAAAAGGTTTTAAAGTCTAGCGAATTCCTTCCCTTTAGCATCCGTATCCCTTCATTGTAATAAACCAATTCTACGGGAATCCAGTTCCTAAGACAGTAATAGACAATGGTAACAATGCATTCAACCACTTGATCTTCTAAAATTAAATTTTGTTCTGCATAATATGAGTTTTTCTTTAAATCTATAAACATAACTACAAAGAGTTGGGCGGTATTATCATAGTTTTTTACCATCCATTCATTTTTCTTAGCTGTTAATTTCCAATGAACTTTCCTAAGTGTATCCCCATAAGCATATCCCCTTATATCTGATATGCTACTCATATCCTCTACATCACTTTTTATGATGGTATCTGACTCATGTATGTATGATGTGTTCATAGGAAATTGGGTAAGAAAATTTATTCGGGGATACACCTTTATTTCCCTTGGCTCCCTTATATAATAGTAAAAAGAAAATATCCCTAGGATGTCTTTTATTTCAATATACTCTATTCCAATTGGATAATCTCCTCTATACTTACATTCCCACTGGCAATTCACTTCTTTATGGCTAAAAGGACCCAATGTAAAAGTTATTTTTTTGGCCTGTCTATTAAAAGTATAATCCTCACCATAAAATCCTATCTTTATGCAAGGATATAAGAGAAGCCATTCATTATGAATGCTAAATTTAAAATTGATTTGTTCCCCTTTCATGATACTTTTTTTATCAACTGTTTGCGTATATTTAAAACAGTAATAAAGCAATGCCCCATAAGCAAAAGATACTAGCACTAAAAATAACACAGTATAAAAAAACATTGAGGGTATTTTCCCAGGAAAAAAATATATAAAAGTTATTATCATAGGGAAAATAAGTAAATAAATAGGCTTAGTTCTTATCATACTAACCTTCTTTCCTCCCCCATGGCAAATACTAATTGATTACGGGGACTTTTACTTTTTTATGAATAATAAATTCAATAATTTCCCTAGAAGATATGTTTCTAAGCTTCGCTTCTTGTTTTATAGTGACTCTATGGGATAATACTGGGACTGCCATCTTAATAATATCATCAGGTATTACATAATCTCTTCCTTTATAAAAAGCCCATGCCTGGGCAGCCCTAAATAAAGATAGGGACCCCCTAGGGCTTGCCCCTAAAGTGACATCAGGATGTCTTCTTGTTTCGCTAACAATATTAACTATATAATTAACTAGTGCGGAATCTACATAAACTTGTTTTACTGCTTCCTGTATTTTTGAAATTTCCTCATGACTTGCTACATCCTCCAAACTTTTTAAAGGATTTTTATGTTGAAAGTTAATTAATATTTCTACTTCTTCCCCAGCTGTAGGATAACCTATATCAAACTTCATAAAAAATCTATCTAGCTCAGCTTCGGGTAAGGGATATGTACCCAAATATTCTACTGGATTTTGGGTTGCTAATACCATGAATGGTTTAGGAAGGGGATAGGTTGTTCCATCGACAGTTACTTGGTTTTCCTCCATGACCTCTAAGAGACTTGCCTGAGTCTTTGGGGAAGTACGATTAATTTCATCAGCTAAAATAATATGACTCATTATAGCCCCAGGCCTAAATTCGAATTCCCCTGTTTTTTGATTATAAATTGAAAATCCTGTGATATCTGATGGAAGCACATCGGGGGTAAATTGGATTCTCTTAAAAGAGGCATTAAGGCTTTTTGCAATAGATGATACAAGGCTAGTTTTTCCCACCCCCGGAACATCTTCAATTAGGACATGCCCATTACACATTAATGCTACTAAGGTTAATTCTATTGCATTTTTCTTACCAACAATAACCTTTTCAATATTGTTAATAACTTTTTCTAATACTTCTTGTCCATTATTCATATTAACCTCCATTCCGCCGCCTAGGCATAAATTAGGAATTAAGATTAGTACTAAAGATTTCATGATAAACACTTGTTGTCTATTTTCCGAATTAATTATATATTATATTATATCAGAAAATGTTGTAATTTAATACTATATATTTACTAAACAATGTATCAAATATTAAAATATTAGCACATTCAGTATATATAACTTGTTATCCACTTAATATAAATTGTGCATAATTATAACACCCAAAACCTAGCAATATATATGCAAAATGACAAATTCACTTATATTTATGTGTAAGTTTTTAATATCTATTTGAATTTTTTTACATTTATGGTATAATTCATTACTGTACTGATTCTTATTTATGATATGTTTTTATAGCAGATATTGTATTAAAAAACTCAAAATAACAAAAAATAAGGGGGATTTTATTGTGAAAAACCGTATTAGTGTATTACTTGCAGACGATAATAAGGAATTTTGTGAGATTCTCGAGGACTACTTCGAAAAACAAAATGACATGGAGGTTATTGGGGTTGCTAAGGACGGAGTAGAAGCTTATGATATGATAATGGAAAAAGTACCTGATGTTGTAATATTGGATACGATTATGCCTCGATTAGATGGATTGGGGGTGCTAGAAAAGCTTCATTCTTCCGCCATAAAAAAATCACCCGTATGCATTATGCTATCGGCAGTCAATCAAGATAAAGTCACACAAAAAGCTATGCGATTGGGGGCAGAATACTATATTGCTAAACCTTTTGATATGGAAACTCTTATGCTAAGAATTAGGCAACTTACAGATCTTGTTCCAGTACCCAAAGTAGATATAAATTGTTCCCATACTATTGACCTTGACAATAGATTCCA harbors:
- a CDS encoding transglutaminase domain-containing protein gives rise to the protein MVQKKISEILINFLLIAIMSFSIVYMVVADMGFSPIAISLIKIIIIVYLVCSIICINKKSFYLSLLVLLLSLVAGMFYIYKGQKIEIIIEGTRRFFIWLNDYKDGFVPVNWTYAKVITIIICIAITFLIYIFTKKNWNYLWIASIGSGYFLFLWYRDYMKSQWTLYLFLFSCLLYYFKHSFYKFNKYIDENDPMYFLKFMSWGWILSIVIFSISFYYSNNHIVNMEWVDRIIGKIAAKTVYYYAEDYFSVASAGLGEDDGYLGGDINLSDLLVLKVTAPEKTYLTAAVKEIYTGHSWINLDNEATTGRSWERIYFDSFETKEGIYELVGGDYDIYKYFDNQKITIKYNNIITKSLFMPQRAYKLGFNSIRHPKIMTDKGGVLSLNEAETKGFSYSVDLYKSKQKDEDFIKLMRKSKKNLYKDNYREIIKSREGDKNRKEILRRLIDRAEEVNERYLFLPDTLPKRVKDTAKEITKGEKNNYDKVKAIEKYFAKGYVYTLTPGENPEGWDFVDYFLFESRRGYCTYYATAMTVLVRALGIPARYVEGYIVSEDNEKEGDTYLITNKQAHAWTEVYFEGIGWIIFEPTPSLQMEYSLPINDALYDLYYPKEYIEYLMGQHSNTDIEIDDFKKEENEKRNYINFYGFIGIGISFIILFNRIKYYWKRLSILRMNGKRTAIMIYDEYLKIGKLLKYPMKDTETPLQYSDRMDKIFGDKTITQLFIKARYSQYDLNEEEKKIMHLFYRKLLKDIKERKGKLKFFIFRYLLGKI
- a CDS encoding DUF58 domain-containing protein; its protein translation is MIRTKPIYLLIFPMIITFIYFFPGKIPSMFFYTVLFLVLVSFAYGALLYYCFKYTQTVDKKSIMKGEQINFKFSIHNEWLLLYPCIKIGFYGEDYTFNRQAKKITFTLGPFSHKEVNCQWECKYRGDYPIGIEYIEIKDILGIFSFYYYIREPREIKVYPRINFLTQFPMNTSYIHESDTIIKSDVEDMSSISDIRGYAYGDTLRKVHWKLTAKKNEWMVKNYDNTAQLFVVMFIDLKKNSYYAEQNLILEDQVVECIVTIVYYCLRNWIPVELVYYNEGIRMLKGRNSLDFKTFYDFMRGVKFNQDISLTDMMSMYLRKDIPKTNIILFTSNLEYKLYEQIYEARFVGYDIILIYISPKEIRKKGNEEEKSILKGLREIGVVVYEVQISDDIKQILGC
- the spo0A gene encoding sporulation transcription factor Spo0A, translating into MVKNRISVLLADDNKEFCEILEDYFEKQNDMEVIGVAKDGVEAYDMIMEKVPDVVILDTIMPRLDGLGVLEKLHSSAIKKSPVCIMLSAVNQDKVTQKAMRLGAEYYIAKPFDMETLMLRIRQLTDLVPVPKVDINCSHTIDLDNRFQVPSSHQLEAEVTYILREIGVPANIRGYHYLRHAITMAVNNMDILNSITKELYPSIAKRFNTTSSRVERAIRHAIEVACNRGSIDTMHKLFSYTINNNKGKPTNSEFIALIADRLRLNLKIG
- a CDS encoding MoxR family ATPase, producing the protein MNNGQEVLEKVINNIEKVIVGKKNAIELTLVALMCNGHVLIEDVPGVGKTSLVSSIAKSLNASFKRIQFTPDVLPSDITGFSIYNQKTGEFEFRPGAIMSHIILADEINRTSPKTQASLLEVMEENQVTVDGTTYPLPKPFMVLATQNPVEYLGTYPLPEAELDRFFMKFDIGYPTAGEEVEILINFQHKNPLKSLEDVASHEEISKIQEAVKQVYVDSALVNYIVNIVSETRRHPDVTLGASPRGSLSLFRAAQAWAFYKGRDYVIPDDIIKMAVPVLSHRVTIKQEAKLRNISSREIIEFIIHKKVKVPVIN